GCAAATGTCATCATAGATGCAAATACTCTCACAGCAGATCTCCAGTATTTGTTTACGGCAGGGTTAACTTTCCGGCTCACTGTATTGCGATGCCACTGGAGTGTCAAGACACCGTGCAGCCTTTTCGCGGTGCGACACCGGTTGCGGTTGAACAATTCAGCGCAACACAGTAAAGTACTTTCAGAGTTCTGTACCCTTGGAAAGCAGACGGCTGACGCCTCCCTGCCTTTTTGCCGGAGAGTTTCAGCGGGATTTCCAAGAGCGGTGGCACGTGTCGGGCAACGCCGCATATGCCATTCTCTGAGCAGCTGATTACAGAAATATTACAGGAATTTTACCATCGAAATTCCTCCAATACCCTATGATAGTGCCTTTCCACCTCACCAAGGAGCACTTGCATGCGTAATGATCCCGTATTCCCTTATATCAACCGCGAAATCAGCTGGCTCTCCTTCAACGCCAGGGTACTGCAGGAAGCTACCAATCCGGAAGTTCCCCTGCTGGAGCGGCTGAAATTCCTGGGAATCTTCTCTTCCAACATGGATGAGTACTTTCGGGTGCGGGTTGCGACCATCAAGCGCTTCATTGATATCGGCGAAAAAGCCCTGGATATTCTTGGCGACGATCCGCGCAAAATTCTACTGGCCATCAAGCGCATGGTGGCCACACAGCAGGACGCCTTCGAACAGGCCTATACCCGTATCCGCCACGAGCTGGAGCTTGAGAGTATTTTCATCATCGATGAAACCCAGCTTGACGAGCGCCAGGCGGCTTTCGTGGAGAGCTATTTCCACAACCGGGTGCGGCCCGCCCTCTTCCCCATCATGCTCGACCACATCAAGAGCTTCCCCAACCTCTATGACGGCAATGTCTACTTCGCCATCGAGATGAGTCGCAGCGATGACCCCAGCCAGGAGAAACACGCCCTGCTGAAAATTCCCTCGGACGTCATGTCCCGCTTCCTGACCCTGCCACCCCAGGGGAAAAATCAGTACATCATCCTCCTTGACGACGTGATCCGCCACTGCCTCAAGGATATTTTCAGTATCTTCGACTTTGACGTCTTCCGCGCCTTCACCATCAAGGTCACCCGCGATGCCGAACTGGATATTGAAGACAATATGATCGAAAGCTACATCGACGCGGTCAGCCGCAGCCTGAAAAAACGCAAACAGGGCCGCCCGGTGCGCATGGTCTTTGATCGCACTATATCCGCAGATCTTTTGCAGTTTCTGACCCGCCGACTGCGCCTGAGTCGCCAGGACTCACTCATCGCCGCTGGTCGCTATCATAACTTCAAAGACTTCATGAACTTCCCCGACGTGGGGCCACTGAGCTTCCGCTACGAGCCCCTGCCGCCGCTGCCCCATCCGGTACTGGCCGGACAGAAGCGCCTGCTGAGCATCATCCGCCAGCAGGACATCCTGCTGCACTTCCCCTACCAGTCCTTCCACTATATCCTCGACCTGCTGCGGGAAGCGGCCATCGACCCTGACGTCATCAGCATCAACATGACCCTCTACCGTCTGGCCCAGAACTCCATGGTTATCAACGCCCTGAAAAATGCCGTCCGCAACGGCAAGAGTGTCACAGTGGTCATTGAGTTGCAGGCGCGCTTTGACGAAAAAGCCAACATCTACTGGGCCCAGAAGCTGGAAGAAAACCGCGTGCGGGTCATTTACGGCGTACCCGGCCTGAAGGTTCACTCCAAGCTCTGCCATATCACGCGGCGCGAGGAAGGGAAACTGGTGCACTACTGCACCATAGGTACCGGCAACTTCAACGAGTCCACTGCCCGGATTTACTGCGACGATACCCTGCTGACAGCCGACCCACGCATTACCCGCGATGTGGACAAGGTCTTCGCCTTCCTCAAGGACAACAGCCGGGTGCCCCGCTTCAAGCACCTGCTGGTAGCCCCCTTCCAGATGCGCCAGCACTTCGAACAGATGCTTGACCGGGAAATTGAAGCGGCGCGAGCCGGCCAGGAGGCATGGATATTCATCAAGGTCAACAGCCTGGTGGACCGGGCCATTATCGCCAAACTCTATGACGCAAGCAGGGCGGGGGTGAAAATCCGCATGATCATCCGGGGAATCTGCTCCCTGGTCAAACGCAAGGACTTCAGTGACAATATCGAGATTATCAGCATTGTAGACCGCTTTTTGGAGCATTCACGGATATTCTTTTTCCACAATGGCGGCAAGCGACTATGCTTCATGGGCTCGGCGGACTGGATGCGCCGCAACCTCAGCAACCGGGTGGAGGTCATTACGCCCGTTTACAGTGAAGCGCTGCAGCAGGAACTGTGGGATATGCTGAGTATTCAGTGGCAGGATAACTGCCGTGCCCGGATCATCGACAGTCGCCAGAGCAATCCCATGCGTACCCCCGGAGCCACGTCTCCCAGAATTCGAGCCCAATACGAAATCTATGACTACCTGCAAAGGAGTGTGACCCCATCATGATGAAACTGGCCGCCATTGATATCGGATCAAACGCCGTGCGACTCCTGATATCCCATGTATATGAAAATGGCGACAGCAGCCCCCTCATCAAAAAAGCATCCCTTTACCGCGTCCCCGTACGCCTTGGCGAAGACGCCTTTACCAGGGGCCATATTTCCGAGAAAAAAGCACAGCATCTCGTCAAGACCATGGTCGCCTTCAGAAACCTGCTGGACGTCATAGAACCAGCAGCCTGCATGGCCTGCGCCACTTCAGCCATGCGCGAAGCCGACAATGGCCAGGAAGTCATGGAGCGCGTCCTCAATCAAAGCGGCATTCAGATCCACATCATCGATGGTGGCATGGAAGCCGATATGATCTGCTCCAACGCCATCGCCGAAAAACTCAACCACTCCAAATCCTACCTCTATATCGACATCGGTGGCGGCAGCACCGAACTGAGCTTTTTCTCCGGCGGTAAGCGCCTGGAATCACGCTCCTTTGACATTGGCACCATCCGGATTCTGGAGGGGCTGGTGAGCAGCGAACGCTGGAAGGAGATGGGCAGCTGGATCAAAAGTACCACCAAGGGGCACAGCCCCATCCTCGGCATTGGCTCCGGCGGCAATATCAATAAAATCGCCAAAATCGCCGAAAAGGACTCCACCTCGCCCCTCAGCCTCGCCAGAATGCAGAAAGTTCATCAGCATATTCAATCGCACACCTATGAAGAACGCATGCGCAAACTCGGCCTCCGCCCGGACCGAGCTGATGTCATCGTGCCCGCTGGCGAAATCATCCTCTTTGTGA
This portion of the Desulfurispirillum indicum S5 genome encodes:
- the ppk1 gene encoding polyphosphate kinase 1, with the translated sequence MRNDPVFPYINREISWLSFNARVLQEATNPEVPLLERLKFLGIFSSNMDEYFRVRVATIKRFIDIGEKALDILGDDPRKILLAIKRMVATQQDAFEQAYTRIRHELELESIFIIDETQLDERQAAFVESYFHNRVRPALFPIMLDHIKSFPNLYDGNVYFAIEMSRSDDPSQEKHALLKIPSDVMSRFLTLPPQGKNQYIILLDDVIRHCLKDIFSIFDFDVFRAFTIKVTRDAELDIEDNMIESYIDAVSRSLKKRKQGRPVRMVFDRTISADLLQFLTRRLRLSRQDSLIAAGRYHNFKDFMNFPDVGPLSFRYEPLPPLPHPVLAGQKRLLSIIRQQDILLHFPYQSFHYILDLLREAAIDPDVISINMTLYRLAQNSMVINALKNAVRNGKSVTVVIELQARFDEKANIYWAQKLEENRVRVIYGVPGLKVHSKLCHITRREEGKLVHYCTIGTGNFNESTARIYCDDTLLTADPRITRDVDKVFAFLKDNSRVPRFKHLLVAPFQMRQHFEQMLDREIEAARAGQEAWIFIKVNSLVDRAIIAKLYDASRAGVKIRMIIRGICSLVKRKDFSDNIEIISIVDRFLEHSRIFFFHNGGKRLCFMGSADWMRRNLSNRVEVITPVYSEALQQELWDMLSIQWQDNCRARIIDSRQSNPMRTPGATSPRIRAQYEIYDYLQRSVTPS
- a CDS encoding exopolyphosphatase gives rise to the protein MMKLAAIDIGSNAVRLLISHVYENGDSSPLIKKASLYRVPVRLGEDAFTRGHISEKKAQHLVKTMVAFRNLLDVIEPAACMACATSAMREADNGQEVMERVLNQSGIQIHIIDGGMEADMICSNAIAEKLNHSKSYLYIDIGGGSTELSFFSGGKRLESRSFDIGTIRILEGLVSSERWKEMGSWIKSTTKGHSPILGIGSGGNINKIAKIAEKDSTSPLSLARMQKVHQHIQSHTYEERMRKLGLRPDRADVIVPAGEIILFVMEAARMSKLLVPKIGLSDGIIHHLYQQQKTS